ATCGCCTGGTCCATCGACTCCTTGGTGCCGACGCACTCGAGCACCGCGTCGGCACCGATGCCGCCCAGCAGCTCCTCGACCCGAGCCACGCCGTCCGGGCCGCGCTCGGCGACGACGTCGGTGGCCCCGACGTCGCGGGCCAGGGCGGCGCGGTCCTCGTGCCGCGACATCGCGATGATCCGCTCGGCCCCGAGCCGACGCGCGGCGAGCACTCCGCACAGGCCGACGGCCCCGTCGCCCACGACGACCACCGAGGTGCCCGGACCGACGCCGGCCGACAGCGCGGCGTGGTGGCCGGTGCCCATGACGTCGGACAGGGTCAGCAGCGACGCGAGCATCGGGTCGTCGGGCACGTCGCGTCCAGCGGCGACCAGCGTGCCGTCGGCGATCGGCACCCGCACCGCCTCGCCCTGGCCGGCGTCGACCGGCAGCCCGGCCTCATCGGTGCCGCCCCACCAGGCGCCGTGCTCGCACGAGGTGTGCATGCCGTTGCGGCAGTGCACGCAGGTGTTGTCGCTCAGCAGGAACGGGGCGACGACGAAGTCACCCGGCCGCAGGGTGCGGACGTCG
Above is a genomic segment from Actinomycetes bacterium containing:
- a CDS encoding zinc-dependent alcohol dehydrogenase family protein codes for the protein MRATLIHGPRDIRVEDVPDPEVSLPTDALVRVTAACVCGSDLWPYRGIAGVDEPRRIGHEFVGVVEEVGSDVRTLRPGDFVVAPFLLSDNTCVHCRNGMHTSCEHGAWWGGTDEAGLPVDAGQGEAVRVPIADGTLVAAGRDVPDDPMLASLLTLSDVMGTGHHAALSAGVGPGTSVVVVGDGAVGLCGVLAARRLGAERIIAMSRHEDRAALARDVGATDVVAERGPDGVARVEELLGGIGADAVLECVGTKESMDQAISAARPGGRVGYVGVPAGGAELPISTLFGRNVTVGGGVAPVRAYLEELLADTLSGAIDPGRVFDLVLPLEQAPEAYAAMDERRSIKAMLRP